Within Telopea speciosissima isolate NSW1024214 ecotype Mountain lineage chromosome 8, Tspe_v1, whole genome shotgun sequence, the genomic segment ccattaaGATTCGTTCTTTCTAAATTGTTTGTGTTTCAGAATGATGAATTTGTTTTTATTGACTCTGCAAAAGAATCACAACTGTGCTCTGCTACTTCTGTCTAATAAACACAAGTGGAcatatttggtttttttttttttgttctttcgaTACAAATGCTGAATTGGGATTTGGAGCTATGAGTTGTCATTTCAGAACTACAGTTTCCTTCATTACTTTGCCAGGGAGATGGTGAGGCTGTAGGCCATGCTAGTTCATGGCTACTCTGCACCATTTCTATGAAAATTAATGGAAAATTTTCCATAGATAAGAACAGTTTCGATTTTTTGATGTTGGAAATTGGAATATGGATGGAAGCTTGAGGTGTCTTTCTATGTAGGAGACCAATTAAACATGGAAACTATTAAACTGATGTGAATAAATTAGGAAATAAATACATTATATTGACAGAAATGTATGACAGAATATTCAAAGTTTCAAACACATATTATAAAGAAGAATATACGTGTTCAAAAGCAATTTAAAAAATCTCTGATAAGgtcaatcccaaaaaaaaactgatcatTCCTTAGATCTGTGCTTGAAATATGGATATGACTTTGATTTTTTCTCAAATTAAGTAGAGCACATGTATCACAAATATATTGTTATTCAATTAAAAGGAGGTGTTAAATTTGTTTCTTCATCCAAGGTGGGCTCTTTTTCAGGATGATTTCACGGTTTATGCTCTGTAGTTTCTTTTGCTTgtcaatgaattttttttacacACCCAACCCCCCtaccctccccccaccccccaaaaaaaaatcccctaGATTTCAGATCAATTTTAGTGAATGATAGAGACTATTCTTGTATTATTGGTAAGTTGGGATGCACCTATGTATTATTGTAAAAATGTATAAAACAACAATGAcaatttttgataatgacataatgataagtcattttcaaattaaaaggaggtatcaaattctaaatacacataTAACTCTTTTTTATAAATTGATGATGTAATATATGTAATCATGTAGAGTTGTAAGCGATGACATGTTCAAATCTCTcaaaatatgatttatattgtatggccaaatgttctctgtgacCAGAGGGGGGGCATAGGTTGCGCCCAGACATATAAGAATGGCAAGCCCATGTTGCTCTGTGGGACAGAAAACATCACCCTATATTGTATATAATGTAGAAAGAAATCAATTTGAGGAATGATAAGGTGAAGGGGATCCTATATGAGATCTCACTTCTTCAACTCCCAAGACCAACTTCGTGGTAACGTATTTCACTCTCTCAATAAAATAAACGGTcaattactatcactcccctataagtagcctatatttattaaaacacCCCTACTCTTAACCTTTCCCATATTCCCCCAAAAATACAACTTTCACCGCTCCTCCCCTAATATTTATAAAACTCTAAATTATCCCTGGTATCCTCCCTCTCCTTCCAACAGTCCACCGCCACCCTACCACCACTCCCTACCCTGCCCTCTGCTTCTctccccaaattacccttagtACCCTCCTTCTCCCCCTTGATTGTCCCTTTACTAAATCTTTCctcctttttactttttctcCAAACGTTGTTGCGATCATGCATCATTGGTAGAAAGAGTGCTCAAGAGACAGAAGCAAAAGGACTTCTCAAGAGACTACATAGAGCAAGATCCTTAAACTCCGTTAGCATCGACATTTGGACTGACTGTACTAATCTTGTAACCTGGGTGGAGTAGGATCGAAAAAGCTcatgtcctgcagtggcgggagctggagcgttcagcccagcaaaaccacagcaaaaataagggtaaggtggtcatttgaCAGGTGGGTTCCACCTGgaccccacatgtgaaatgaccaccccaccccctgtttttgggtGGTTTTCATGGGCTGGAcactccagctcccgccactgcaggataGGAGCCAAATCCGAGTAGGATACCTTTCTTTCCAGTCTTTTGGACATTAGAtctgttttgaaaatttttgaaactGTACACATTAACCAAACAAATAGATCTTATATCCAACTAGCTCATCAGCTGGCCTAACTAGTAGTTGTGTAGTCAAAAGAGTGCACGTATACATGGATGGTGatgtttccttttctctttagtTTTaatgcatctttctttctttctatcaaaaaactaaaaacatcGGATGCTTTCCTGGGAATGCTGTTCATTTGGAGCATTGATGCATCCATTGTCAAATACAGTGGACTCGAGCTCATCATTTATGACTACGTCCCTTGTGGCGGTGATGGATTGAGCTTCTCTCCCGCGTGGGACGATCTCTAGCGCACATCGTCCGGTTAGGAAGGCCTCGATCCACATGCCACTGCATTGGGATGCATGTGGCGATGTGAATCCGAGCTCCCCAGTTGCACGATGTGCGTTGGACAACGTCCGACGTACAAGTGcgttggagaggagccggatccgaGGGCGATGGACTGTTGTAAGGAGAATATGAGAGGAGAGGGAAGGGTACCACGGgtaatttggtgttttaaagatactaggagaaaaggaaaggcGGAATTTTATTTATTGGGGGGAAGCAGAGGAGAAGTTAGAGTAGGAGAGTTTAGTAAATATAAGCTAAATATAGAagagtgatagtaattgcccctaaaataaaagagaatcaAACTCTTACCTCTTGTAAATCATTTTGAATCCTTGTAAACATGTAAAGCAATATAGAACAGGGggtgcaacagggtcgggtttttgaaaaccgGCCGGGTGCCCAGCCCCACTCTGCACCATCTCCACAAAAACAGATTGTATTTGATGTTGGAAACTGGAATATGGATGGAAGCTTGAGGTGTGATGCTCTATGTAAGGAGACCAATCATCAAACATGGAACTATGAAACTGATCTCATCATTTGGAAGCTGGCGTCGTGGGTTAACATCTAATCATCTAATTGATCGAAGAATAAAGTGaatgaattaataaataaaaatatgataTTCACATAAATGAATGGAGACTAACTATTCAAAGTTTGAAGAATATTCGTGTtccaaaataattttaaatctctcatCAGGTCAATCACTAAATAAAACTGATCAATCGATAGATTGCGTGCTTTGAAATTAAGTAACACATGTATCACAAatatatagggagaaagaacgttaacCGATGATGTGCCTTCGCATGTATCTACGTCTAGACACAGTCCAGTGTAAAAAGACCAATGCATCATTGATTATAATTGATTGCTGCTTATAACATTTTAGACATCAAGTTTCTCACGTCAGGGTTTTCATATTGACATCAATTAAATTGTCAAATAATTTAGAACCCCACTTTTGCCCTTTGAATATAACacgctttttttttcttctttcacaaTCCTAAGATTTCATGTGTACTCGATTttactaacaaaaaaaaatgtgtgagACAATGGTCATTTTTGATAATGAAATAAAGATAATTcactttaaaattttgaaaaccttttttatCCTTAACTTACAACTTTAAAAATTCTTGAGAATATAATAAGGGTGAATCAAaatgtgtcaagttctaaatacataTATAGAAATGTCATTTAAACAAACCCTTTCTTATAAATCTGTATTGTTAAATATGTAGAGTTGTAAGCGATAATATGTTCGgatactttatttatttaatttttttttattataatatggCATGTTCAAATCTCTCAAAATACGCTTTATATTGTTTATATAgatttttgaaagaaatcatttgaggaatgacaaggtcaaggtggtCCTATGTTAGATCTCACTTCTTCAACTCCCAAGATGAACTTGGTGGAACAAAGAAATCATTTGAggaatgacaaggtcaaggtgaTCCTATATTAGTCTTTGTTTCATTTATAACAAGGTTGGATCGTAGCTTCCATTAGTCCAAACATGCTATCAATCAACCTCATCTCATCTATGGGATTTGCAAGGAAATTTTTAGTGAAACGATAATTATGAAATACTTCATAACCTAAGGTATTCTTATCTAGGTTGAGTATAATTGCACAATTACTTCTTCCAAGGCACCATGAGATGATGTCTCTACcacctgggtagatacccaggcgtgcttACCCGTTAGCCTAGACgattgtgtagagaccatgcgaccaagtatatatatataatctcaGTCATATCATTCCTccatgtagggatgtaaatgaatagccgaaatttgtttccgtattcgtgtccgtatccgtttagcactatccgaatctgtccgaaagctaaacggatacagatacggataggctatagctatccgaaaagctatatttacatgtaaacggataaaatattcgatctgaatccgtatccgtatccatttagcactatccgaatctgttcgaaagctaatcgaatgcggatgcggatatagcactatccgagccgaatccgatccgtttacatccctacctctATGTGGCTTAAAAACACCTATATATTGTGCTACAACTTTTGTCATTTAGAGGGGAAAATCTACTTAAAGCTTGATTTCCAAAACTAGTTTCCGGTTTCATCTTGAGATATCAacttatcttttgattgagaatGAGCACAAGCTCAATGGGCACTCCAAGCTACAGTCTACTCGTAAGACGCAAGAGGTCTGGTGTTCGACTCTCCGTCCACCGTTTCAACCCCCCACTCCCCCGCTTGACGTAAAAGATGTCAATACCTGTGGGCAATGTGTAGATACCCCTATGTATAAATTAGGAAGTTTCTTTAGAAATTAAGGAGAGTGTTTGAGTCCTTGTAAGTTTTCGCATCAAACTACTCACATCCGACGTAAGATAATTATTTTCGTGTGGAACCCCAACATTCCCCCCTCCATGTCAAAGCACATGTGGGAACTAAGATCTTCCCAAACATTCcctatgtatgtccatgcatcccTATATTCTTTTGGTATCCATATTTCCATTTGTACCTTTTGTAGTCCTGAATTTCCAATCCTTTactttgccacttggcaaacttcAATTGAATCAAAATTGGACATGTGAATAAAATAGCCTGAGGTCCACTTGTCCACAAAATTACATCCCTGTCTAACAAGCCACACAGCAAAAACAAGGTCCGCACGCTTGGATTGCTCTCACTAGATTGAGCCACCTAGATATTCCTCTCCTTGAACATAAATGTTTTGATCAGGGGATCATTATCtactccatttccccaagttcctctaataggggggaggaAATGGCCACCCTACCTCTACCCAAACatactgcccgggtggggtccatcccccccccccccccctcttattcAGGGGACTTGGGAATGGACCgggcaggaaatggagcagataatttcCTCCAGGTCCAATGTAACTTAAATTCAAATCTAAGCCTGGATCTCATGAACTGGGCCAAGCTGTACCAAAAAATTTGATGGGCTAGAAACCCAGCCCAGGCCacataaaatataattttggaCAAGTGAAATCATAGAATCATCTTCTTAGATTGAAAGTTAATtcatgaaaagagaatcatacACACTCCTCTGAATCATCCTTTCTTCCTAGTTTGTAACAAGTAATGTATATAGCATACAATTAGAACATGTTAATTGGGTAGTCTTTCATTTTGATTGAATTAATTGGGTAGtcttacattatgaccctccctagaccccgtagtggtgggagcctcgtatACTAGGTAcaccttttttgtgttttttatcaTCCACCAAGGTTCCTTCGTATCCTTTCAACATCTTGGCCTCCAatttggaatgcattcttcaaAACTTCATCTGGAATTCGAGGCTTCGATGCGAATGTAGCTAATGATACAAGCTGCGCACCTGGATTTTGACTATTAAGGCCCGCCACCGCAACCGCTGGCGAAGACATATCGATATTGTAGAGAAAATGGGTAAGACCTTTTGGGAATACAAACGAGTCTCCTGGTCTTAACTGCTGGGTAAAGAGCTTGTTAGAGGTATCAATGAAGCCCACAAGAATGTTACCCTTAAGAAGAATGGTCACCTCAGAAGCTCTAGGGTGAGAGTGTGGAGGGATATACCCATTCACTGCAATGTCAACTCGTGCCATTGTGAGTCCTTGTGTGTTTATGCCTGGTAGGTTTTGAATGTTGGTGAGGGTGACATTGAAACCAAATCGGTTTGCACTTGTGTTGCCAGGCTTGGCTAGAATTGATGTCATGAAATGACATGAAATTGCTTGTGATGGGTTAATACAGGGTGCACCATTGAGGAACATTGAGTGAGGGTTCACCGTATCGGCGACACAAAAGTCTTGTAACGGTTCGGGGTCTGATGTGATGATACCTAATAGAACTGCTAAAATAAGGGTTTGAAGCAGCAAATGTTTGCTCCTCACCATGATTATATTGTCCCCAAATGAGAGGGTTTGAATTTTGGTAAGTAGTTTGAACCAAAGCAGATAGATCATATATAGTAGAAGTTGAAGAGTTTAGTAATGTATTGGGCTATTGGGATGAGTAGCGTAGGAGAAACCGAAAGAGGTAAAAATAAGGCAAGTTGGGCCTGGGTGGTGAAGT encodes:
- the LOC122671915 gene encoding germin-like protein subfamily 1 member 1 — translated: MVRSKHLLLQTLILAVLLGIITSDPEPLQDFCVADTVNPHSMFLNGAPCINPSQAISCHFMTSILAKPGNTSANRFGFNVTLTNIQNLPGINTQGLTMARVDIAVNGYIPPHSHPRASEVTILLKGNILVGFIDTSNKLFTQQLRPGDSFVFPKGLTHFLYNIDMSSPAVAVAGLNSQNPGAQLVSLATFASKPRIPDEVLKNAFQIGGQDVERIRRNLGG